One Thermus islandicus DSM 21543 genomic window carries:
- a CDS encoding tyrosine-type recombinase/integrase: MYNAPMPPEKRTTKTPPPEPTWALWQALGIGKAWARAYLGHAEAYRGALAPYAEYLLLERGHSPRGVRRYFQDLVLWFRFLEERGLPPGPEAVRALLLEKRWAARRVQGFLAALRGYYRYLAQVRGEAAADPTEGIGRPKAGRRLPLHPGPEELRRFLEALSQEKEARLLVALARFLYGTGLRISEALSLKGRNLLLEAGRPVAVRVVGKGNKERLVPLSKTAQEVLEALGPAPGNVSIFTFSQGRRRGHIPSARWVEAKFREAALRAGLDPRRFTPHKLRHAYATLLVEMGAELDAVKDLLGHESIATTQIYLHASRERLKEAASRLPDL, translated from the coding sequence ATGTATAATGCCCCCATGCCCCCGGAGAAGCGCACGACCAAAACCCCGCCTCCAGAGCCAACCTGGGCCCTCTGGCAGGCCCTTGGGATCGGGAAGGCCTGGGCGAGGGCCTACCTCGGCCACGCGGAAGCGTACCGTGGGGCCCTTGCCCCCTACGCGGAGTACCTGCTTCTGGAGCGGGGCCACTCCCCAAGGGGGGTGCGACGCTACTTTCAGGACCTGGTCCTGTGGTTCCGCTTCCTCGAGGAGCGCGGCCTCCCGCCAGGCCCCGAAGCGGTGCGCGCCCTCCTCCTAGAAAAGCGCTGGGCGGCGAGGCGGGTCCAGGGCTTCCTCGCCGCCCTGAGGGGGTACTACCGCTACTTGGCCCAGGTGCGGGGGGAGGCCGCGGCGGACCCTACGGAGGGCATCGGCCGGCCCAAGGCGGGGAGGCGCCTTCCCCTGCACCCTGGCCCTGAAGAGCTGCGGCGCTTCCTCGAGGCCTTGTCCCAGGAGAAGGAGGCCCGGCTCCTCGTGGCCCTCGCCCGCTTCCTCTACGGCACGGGCCTCCGCATCTCCGAAGCCCTCTCCCTCAAGGGGCGGAACCTCCTCCTGGAGGCGGGCCGCCCCGTGGCGGTGCGGGTGGTGGGCAAGGGGAACAAGGAAAGGCTCGTGCCCCTTTCCAAGACGGCCCAGGAGGTTCTGGAGGCGCTGGGGCCGGCTCCCGGTAATGTGAGTATATTCACATTCTCGCAGGGCAGGCGCCGGGGCCACATTCCCTCTGCCCGCTGGGTGGAGGCCAAGTTTCGCGAAGCCGCCCTTAGGGCGGGCCTGGACCCCCGGCGGTTCACCCCCCACAAGCTCCGGCACGCCTACGCCACCCTCCTGGTGGAGATGGGGGCCGAACTGGACGCGGTAAAGGACCTCTTAGGCCACGAGTCCATCGCCACCACCCAGATCTACCTCCACGCCTCCCGGGAAAGGCTGAAGGAGGCGGCCTCGAGGCTCCCAGACCTCTAA
- a CDS encoding TetR/AcrR family transcriptional regulator — protein MDRRSQILQMAGHLFSQRGYHATSIRDLAKALNLQGGSLYAHIASKEELLLEVVRQAAERFQKVLEALPPEDPVARMKALVKGHLRVIAEELPRATVFFHEWKHLSPPLLEEAKALRRRYEEGVQGVIAEGVEKGVFRVEDLRLATLFVLSALNWTYQWYRKDGPLSLEALAEAYAGMLLRALGVEEGGEDGKA, from the coding sequence ATGGACCGGCGCAGCCAGATCCTCCAGATGGCCGGCCACCTTTTCAGCCAGCGGGGCTACCACGCCACCAGCATCCGCGACCTGGCCAAGGCCCTGAACCTCCAGGGGGGGAGCCTCTACGCCCACATCGCCTCCAAGGAGGAGCTCCTCCTGGAGGTGGTGCGCCAGGCCGCGGAAAGGTTCCAGAAGGTCTTGGAGGCTCTGCCCCCGGAAGACCCCGTGGCCCGGATGAAGGCCCTCGTCAAGGGGCATCTCCGGGTCATCGCCGAGGAGCTTCCCCGGGCCACGGTCTTCTTCCACGAGTGGAAGCACCTCTCCCCTCCCCTCCTCGAGGAGGCCAAGGCCCTGAGGCGCCGCTACGAGGAGGGGGTCCAGGGGGTGATTGCGGAAGGGGTGGAAAAGGGAGTGTTCCGGGTGGAGGACCTCCGCCTGGCCACCCTCTTCGTCCTCTCGGCCCTCAACTGGACCTACCAGTGGTACCGCAAGGACGGTCCCCTTTCCCTCGAGGCCCTGGCCGAGGCCTACGCCGGGATGCTCCTTAGAGCCCTGGGCGTGGAGGAAGGAGGCGAGGATGGTAAAGCTTAG
- the paaA gene encoding 1,2-phenylacetyl-CoA epoxidase subunit PaaA — MVKLRIGYPEDPDYQERLAEFEARIARGEKIEPGDWMPAEYRRQLIRMISQHAHSEWVGMLPEGAWIPRAPSLRRKLILLAKVQDEAGHGQYLYHAAETLGVSREEMVAALLSGKAKYSNIFNYPTLTWADVSIIGWLVDGMAIKNQTMLAQCSYGPYSRAMVRICAEETFHHKQGKEAVLLYAKGSRKQRQMVQDALNRWWWPTLMMAGPHDTDSPHTPLLLRWGIKTKTNDQIRQEFLNEHVPELLEAGLTIPDPHLRYDEKTGNWVHGPIPWDEFWKVINGEGPMNRHRLEARRKAHEEGRWVREAMEAYAKRRLAQAAD, encoded by the coding sequence ATGGTAAAGCTTAGGATCGGTTACCCCGAGGACCCGGACTACCAGGAGAGGCTTGCGGAGTTTGAGGCGAGGATCGCCCGGGGGGAGAAGATTGAGCCCGGGGACTGGATGCCTGCGGAGTACCGGCGCCAGCTCATCCGCATGATCTCCCAGCACGCCCACAGCGAGTGGGTGGGGATGCTCCCCGAGGGCGCCTGGATCCCCCGGGCCCCCTCCCTAAGGCGGAAGCTCATCCTCCTGGCCAAGGTCCAGGACGAGGCGGGGCACGGCCAGTACCTCTACCACGCCGCCGAAACCCTAGGGGTGAGCCGGGAGGAGATGGTGGCGGCGCTCCTTTCGGGCAAGGCCAAGTACTCCAACATCTTCAACTACCCCACCCTTACCTGGGCGGATGTAAGCATCATCGGCTGGCTGGTGGACGGCATGGCCATCAAGAACCAGACCATGCTGGCCCAGTGCTCCTACGGCCCCTACTCCCGGGCCATGGTGCGCATCTGCGCCGAGGAGACCTTCCACCACAAGCAGGGGAAGGAGGCCGTCCTCCTCTACGCGAAAGGCTCCCGCAAGCAGCGCCAGATGGTCCAAGACGCCCTGAACCGCTGGTGGTGGCCCACCCTGATGATGGCGGGGCCCCACGACACCGACTCCCCCCACACCCCCCTCCTCCTCCGCTGGGGCATCAAGACCAAGACCAACGACCAGATCCGGCAGGAGTTCCTGAACGAGCACGTGCCCGAGCTCTTGGAGGCGGGGCTCACTATCCCCGACCCCCACCTCCGTTACGACGAGAAGACGGGGAACTGGGTCCACGGCCCCATCCCCTGGGACGAGTTCTGGAAGGTGATCAACGGGGAAGGCCCCATGAACCGGCACCGCCTCGAGGCGAGGAGGAAGGCCCACGAGGAGGGGCGCTGGGTCCGGGAGGCCATGGAGGCCTACGCCAAGAGGCGGCTCGCCCAGGCCGCGGACTAG
- a CDS encoding phenylacetic acid degradation protein, with protein sequence MWGTEWPRFEVIKQDTERSLPQMVGSVHAADPEHALLLARHVFVRRPSAYALFVAPAEAFFHVSQEGLKDPKALEGPLGEEEAYWVFAKRSHRRSMVYGDLVGRFLARSPQEAVKEALLQGGGVAFWAVPERLLVGTEPTPEVVESWFAPAKDKTYRLQSYYGLITAKEVADA encoded by the coding sequence ATGTGGGGGACCGAGTGGCCCCGGTTTGAGGTGATCAAGCAGGACACCGAGAGGAGCCTGCCCCAGATGGTGGGCTCGGTGCACGCCGCAGACCCCGAGCACGCCCTCCTCCTGGCCCGGCACGTCTTCGTGAGGCGGCCTTCGGCCTACGCCCTCTTTGTGGCCCCAGCGGAGGCCTTCTTCCACGTGAGCCAGGAGGGCCTCAAGGACCCGAAGGCCCTGGAGGGGCCTCTAGGGGAGGAGGAGGCCTACTGGGTCTTCGCCAAACGGAGCCACCGCCGGAGCATGGTCTACGGGGATCTGGTGGGCCGCTTCCTGGCCCGAAGCCCCCAGGAGGCGGTGAAGGAGGCCCTGCTCCAAGGCGGGGGCGTGGCCTTTTGGGCGGTGCCGGAAAGGCTCCTCGTGGGCACCGAGCCCACGCCGGAGGTGGTGGAGAGCTGGTTCGCCCCGGCCAAGGACAAGACCTACCGCCTCCAGAGCTACTACGGGCTGATCACCGCCAAGGAGGTGGCGGATGCTTGA
- the paaC gene encoding 1,2-phenylacetyl-CoA epoxidase subunit PaaC, with protein sequence MLDPRLKEALIAKLTALADDEVVLAQRLSEWVAHAPILEEDIAIANLAQDELGHAKLYLELRRELEGSDPGHAEAYLDELVFLRDPLEYQNAVLVELPKGDWAFTMVRQYLFDLYENLWLSEAGRSAYRPLAEVAERALKEERFHLRHSALWVERLGQGTEESHARAERALEVLFPYAKQLFVPLPGEEELWTAGYVPDLRALEARYLEEAARHLTRSGLRLPEGGYVPKSRKEHTEYLWSLLAEMQSVARWDKEAKAW encoded by the coding sequence ATGCTTGACCCCCGCCTGAAGGAGGCCCTCATCGCCAAGCTCACCGCCTTGGCCGACGACGAGGTGGTCCTGGCCCAGCGCCTCTCCGAGTGGGTGGCCCACGCCCCCATCCTCGAGGAGGACATCGCCATCGCCAACCTGGCCCAGGACGAGCTGGGCCACGCCAAGCTCTACCTGGAGCTGAGGCGCGAGCTGGAGGGGTCCGACCCCGGTCACGCGGAAGCGTATCTTGATGAGCTCGTCTTCCTGCGGGACCCCTTGGAGTACCAAAACGCCGTCCTGGTGGAGCTTCCCAAGGGGGACTGGGCCTTCACCATGGTCCGGCAGTACCTTTTTGACCTCTATGAGAACCTCTGGCTTTCCGAGGCTGGGCGGAGCGCCTATAGGCCCCTCGCGGAGGTGGCGGAGAGGGCCCTCAAGGAGGAGCGCTTCCACCTTAGGCACTCTGCCCTCTGGGTGGAAAGGCTCGGCCAGGGGACGGAGGAAAGCCACGCCCGGGCAGAGAGGGCCCTGGAGGTCCTCTTCCCCTACGCCAAGCAGCTCTTCGTGCCCCTCCCCGGGGAGGAGGAGCTTTGGACGGCGGGGTACGTGCCGGACCTGAGGGCCCTCGAGGCCCGCTACCTGGAGGAGGCCGCCCGCCACCTCACCCGCTCCGGGCTCAGGCTGCCGGAAGGGGGGTACGTGCCCAAGAGCCGCAAGGAGCACACGGAGTACCTGTGGTCCCTCCTCGCGGAGATGCAGTCCGTGGCCCGCTGGGATAAGGAGGCGAAGGCGTGGTAG
- the paaD gene encoding 1,2-phenylacetyl-CoA epoxidase subunit PaaD, producing MVARYWEALKGVKDPEIPVLNIVEMGMVLGVEAEGERVRVRFRPTFSGCPALQTIREEIVRALKEAGAGEVEVEEARAPWSTEAMTEEAKAKLRGYGIAPPLPLPMAGEDPACPRCGSREVALKNPFGTTLCKRLYQCAACGEVFEAFKTV from the coding sequence GTGGTAGCGCGGTACTGGGAGGCCCTAAAGGGGGTGAAGGATCCGGAAATCCCCGTCCTCAACATCGTGGAGATGGGGATGGTCCTGGGGGTGGAGGCCGAGGGGGAAAGGGTCAGGGTGCGCTTCCGCCCCACCTTCTCCGGCTGCCCGGCCCTGCAGACCATCCGGGAAGAAATCGTGAGGGCCCTCAAGGAGGCGGGGGCAGGGGAGGTGGAGGTGGAGGAGGCCAGGGCCCCTTGGAGCACCGAGGCCATGACCGAGGAGGCCAAGGCCAAGCTCCGAGGCTACGGCATCGCCCCACCCCTCCCCCTCCCCATGGCGGGGGAAGACCCCGCCTGCCCCCGGTGCGGAAGCCGGGAGGTGGCCCTCAAGAACCCCTTCGGGACCACCCTGTGCAAGAGGCTCTACCAGTGCGCCGCTTGCGGCGAGGTCTTTGAGGCCTTCAAGACGGTCTGA
- the paaZ gene encoding phenylacetic acid degradation bifunctional protein PaaZ → MKLQSYLMGEWREGQGEGTPVRDASTGEVLAYVTAQGLPLKEAVAWGREVGGKALSALGFQERGRRLRALAQYLSERKEALYRLYATTGGTRRDAWYDVDGGIGVLYTYSSLARSLPEGNLLPEEDFLPLSRDLSFQGRHVLAPKGGITVQINAFNFPVWGLLEKFAPAFLAGVPTLAKPATPTAHVAEALARMMLESGLLPEGSLQLLSGSVGDLLDALDYRDSVFFTGSKATADRLRRHPAFLERGALFNAEADSLNPALLGEEATEEELKRLAQEIAQELAIKTGQRCTAIRRVLAPKDRLEALLQATRERLETLRPGDPREEGVDLGPLASLEQKAEVERAVEALLQAGARVYWAHPGRRDGAFFPPTLLLAEDPWPEALHQVEPFGPVATFFPYRTREEAARLAALGGGSLVATVATKDPEEARFYLEALAPHVGRLHFLNARTAASSTGHGSPLPRLLHGGPGRAGGGEELGGLLSVRRHLQRLALQADPWLLSALTGEHAKGAERPASVHPFRKAYEDLEVGETLTTHRRTVTEADITLFSALSWDHFYAHTDELAAKESLFGKRVAHGYFVLSAAAGLFVDPAPGPVLANYGLEGLRFLEPVAAGDTLQARLTVKRKRPRDEKAGVVEWAVEVVNQEGKTVAAYTVLTLVARKGA, encoded by the coding sequence ATGAAGCTCCAAAGCTACCTTATGGGGGAGTGGCGGGAGGGCCAGGGAGAGGGCACTCCCGTGCGGGACGCGAGCACAGGGGAGGTCCTGGCCTACGTCACGGCCCAGGGCCTGCCCCTGAAGGAAGCGGTGGCCTGGGGCCGCGAGGTGGGGGGGAAGGCCCTTTCCGCCCTGGGCTTCCAGGAGCGAGGCCGGAGGCTTAGGGCCCTCGCCCAGTACCTCTCGGAGAGGAAGGAGGCCCTTTACCGCCTCTACGCCACCACGGGGGGTACCAGGCGGGACGCCTGGTACGACGTGGACGGGGGAATCGGGGTCCTCTACACGTATAGCTCCTTGGCCCGCAGCCTCCCCGAGGGAAACCTCCTCCCCGAGGAGGACTTCCTCCCCCTCTCCCGGGACCTCTCCTTCCAGGGGCGGCACGTCCTTGCCCCCAAGGGGGGGATCACCGTCCAGATCAACGCCTTCAACTTCCCTGTCTGGGGGCTTCTGGAGAAGTTCGCCCCCGCCTTCCTTGCTGGGGTTCCCACCCTGGCGAAGCCCGCCACCCCCACGGCCCACGTGGCCGAGGCCCTGGCGCGGATGATGCTGGAGTCGGGCCTCCTCCCCGAAGGGAGCCTCCAGCTCCTTTCGGGAAGCGTGGGGGACCTCCTGGACGCCCTGGACTACCGGGACAGCGTCTTCTTCACCGGGTCCAAGGCCACCGCGGACCGGCTCCGCCGCCACCCGGCCTTCCTGGAGCGGGGGGCTCTCTTCAACGCCGAGGCCGACTCCCTAAACCCCGCCCTCCTGGGGGAGGAGGCTACGGAGGAGGAGCTTAAGCGCCTCGCCCAGGAGATCGCCCAGGAGCTCGCCATCAAGACGGGGCAGCGGTGCACCGCCATCCGCCGGGTCCTGGCGCCCAAGGACCGCCTCGAGGCCCTCCTTCAGGCCACCCGGGAGCGCCTGGAGACCTTAAGGCCCGGCGACCCCCGGGAGGAAGGGGTGGACCTTGGGCCCCTCGCCTCCCTGGAGCAGAAGGCCGAGGTGGAGCGGGCGGTGGAGGCCCTTTTGCAGGCCGGGGCCCGGGTTTACTGGGCCCACCCCGGGAGGCGGGACGGGGCCTTCTTCCCCCCCACCCTCCTCCTCGCCGAGGACCCCTGGCCCGAGGCCCTGCACCAGGTGGAGCCCTTCGGCCCCGTGGCCACCTTCTTTCCCTACCGAACCCGGGAGGAGGCGGCGAGGCTCGCCGCCCTGGGCGGGGGAAGCCTCGTGGCCACCGTGGCCACGAAGGATCCGGAGGAGGCCCGCTTCTACCTGGAGGCCCTCGCCCCCCACGTGGGGCGGCTTCACTTCCTGAACGCCCGCACCGCAGCCTCCTCCACGGGGCACGGCTCCCCCCTCCCCCGCCTCCTCCACGGGGGGCCGGGGCGGGCCGGGGGCGGGGAGGAGCTTGGGGGCCTTCTCTCGGTGAGGCGGCACCTCCAGCGCCTTGCCCTCCAGGCCGACCCTTGGCTCCTCTCCGCCCTCACGGGGGAGCACGCCAAGGGGGCGGAAAGGCCCGCAAGCGTCCACCCCTTCCGCAAGGCCTACGAGGACCTCGAGGTGGGCGAGACCCTCACCACCCACCGCCGCACCGTCACCGAGGCGGACATCACCCTTTTCTCCGCCCTCTCCTGGGACCACTTCTACGCCCACACCGACGAGCTCGCTGCCAAGGAGAGCCTCTTCGGCAAGCGGGTGGCCCACGGCTACTTCGTCCTCTCGGCGGCGGCGGGCCTTTTTGTGGATCCGGCCCCGGGCCCGGTGCTGGCCAACTACGGCCTCGAGGGCCTGCGCTTTCTGGAACCCGTGGCCGCGGGGGACACCCTCCAGGCCCGGCTCACCGTGAAGCGCAAGCGGCCCCGGGACGAGAAGGCGGGCGTGGTGGAGTGGGCCGTGGAGGTGGTGAACCAGGAGGGCAAGACCGTGGCCGCCTACACCGTCCTCACCCTGGTGGCCCGTAAGGGCGCTTAG
- a CDS encoding winged helix-turn-helix transcriptional regulator: MGEPGAFCPVYAALNLLQEKWTLHIVRALLEGPKGFNELARAVGGVNPATLSQRLEHLVAVGVVEKRVESHMPPRTRYRLTEAGRELEAVIAAIEGWARRHLRAPVA, from the coding sequence ATGGGCGAGCCCGGCGCCTTCTGCCCCGTCTACGCTGCCTTGAACCTCCTCCAGGAGAAGTGGACGCTCCACATCGTTCGCGCTCTCCTGGAGGGGCCTAAGGGCTTCAACGAGCTGGCCCGGGCCGTGGGCGGGGTAAACCCGGCCACCCTCTCCCAGCGCCTGGAGCACCTGGTGGCGGTGGGGGTGGTGGAGAAGCGGGTGGAGTCCCACATGCCTCCCCGCACCCGCTACCGGCTCACGGAGGCAGGCCGGGAACTGGAGGCGGTGATCGCCGCCATAGAGGGCTGGGCGCGGAGGCACCTCCGCGCCCCCGTGGCCTAG
- a CDS encoding type II toxin-antitoxin system VapC family toxin, with product MAVFLDTSALYALLDRDDAHHQEAAQTFRGLLEARWPLTTHAYVVVESVALVQRRLGVEAVQALAHDLLGVVEVAPVGEALHRAALTALLASGRREVSLVDWTSFLFMRERRLEKAFAYDEHFWEQGFVSVGEALHSG from the coding sequence TTGGCCGTCTTCCTTGACACCTCGGCCCTCTACGCCCTTCTGGACCGGGACGACGCCCATCACCAGGAGGCCGCCCAAACCTTCAGGGGGCTTCTGGAGGCCCGCTGGCCCCTCACGACCCACGCCTACGTGGTGGTGGAGAGCGTGGCCCTGGTCCAAAGGCGGCTCGGCGTGGAGGCGGTCCAGGCCCTGGCCCACGACCTCCTGGGGGTGGTGGAGGTGGCGCCCGTGGGCGAGGCCCTGCACCGCGCCGCCCTCACCGCGCTCCTGGCCTCAGGCAGGCGGGAGGTAAGCCTGGTGGACTGGACGAGCTTCCTCTTCATGCGGGAAAGGCGGCTGGAAAAGGCCTTCGCCTACGACGAGCACTTCTGGGAACAGGGCTTCGTCTCCGTAGGGGAGGCCCTGCATAGTGGATAG
- a CDS encoding CopG family transcriptional regulator, with amino-acid sequence MVRTQVQLTEAQWARLKAKAHAEGVSLAELVRRAVERFLEEEGEGYEGQARRALLAVGRFASGQRDVSEAHDRYLEEAFGRLP; translated from the coding sequence ATGGTGCGCACCCAGGTGCAGCTCACTGAGGCCCAGTGGGCGCGGCTCAAGGCCAAGGCCCACGCGGAGGGGGTTTCCTTGGCGGAGCTCGTGCGCCGGGCGGTGGAGCGGTTTTTGGAAGAGGAGGGTGAGGGCTATGAGGGCCAGGCCAGGCGGGCCCTCCTCGCCGTGGGCCGCTTCGCCTCCGGCCAAAGGGACGTGAGCGAGGCCCACGACCGCTATCTGGAGGAGGCCTTTGGCCGTCTTCCTTGA